In Rhinoraja longicauda isolate Sanriku21f chromosome 29, sRhiLon1.1, whole genome shotgun sequence, the sequence TGAATGAAATGGTGAGTAGTCAGAGACTGATCCGACACTCTCGGCGATCTTTGATTATTTATTTCCCTGATAGAAGCGGTGCAATAGTTTGAAGCTTTGACGGGTTCCTTGTCTGATATCCGCGCGTCCCTTATCTGTCATTTACTGGATTCTCTAGAACATAATTTACCCTCTTCCTCCAGGGCGGCCCCTTTCCATGGCATTGTGTCAGAGAGAAGGTCCCTTTGAAAACACAGCCCTTGAAACTGGTGAACCTTGCAAATGGGTTGACGGTGAGTGGTTGGATTTTTACTTCATTCTAGTTCACCATTCGCCATATCTAGAACATTTATCGAAtcataaaagtatcattagcaaatttgcagatgatacaaagctgggtggtagtgtgaactatgagaaggatgctatgaggttgctgggtgacttggacaggttgtgtgagtgggcggatgcatggcagatgcagtttaatgtggataagtgtgaggttatccactttggtggtaagaataggaaggcagagtattatcggaatggtgtcaagttaggaaaaggggacgtacaacgagatctgggtgtcctagtgcacaagtcactgaaaggaagcatgcaggtacagcaggcagtgacgaaagcgaatggaatgttggccttcataacaagaggagttgagtataggagcaaagaggtccttctgcagttgtgcagggccctagtgagaccgcacctggagtactgtgtgcagttttagtctccaaatttgaggaaggatattcttgctattgagggcgtgcagcgtagtgttactaggttaattcccggaatggcgggactgtcatatgttgaaagactggagcgactaggcttgtataaactggaatttagaaggatgagaggagatcttatcgaaacgtgtaagattattaaggggttggacacgttagaggcaggaaacatgttcccaatgttgggggagtccagaacaaggggccacagtttcagaataaggggtagaacttagaactgagatgaggaaaaaccttttcagtcagagagttgtgatactgtggaattctcggcctcagaaggcagtggaggccaattctctgaatgcattcaagagagagctagatagagctcttaaggatatcggagtcatggggtatggggagaaggcaggaacggggtaccgattgaaaatgatcagccatgatcacattgaatggcggtgctggctcgaagggccgaatggcctactcctgcacctattgtctattgtctattgaatcactgACTATGCTCATGGCttatgcagatgctgagaagtaGTTCTATTGTGGATAGCGAGCGGGGATGACTCTGAGCTCACAAGCTGAGTAAATGGGCTTTTGGATATACTTTTCTTGCGATATCTTTTGCGCCTTTCTATCTTACTCACACTAGCAcgatgggagagagaaaacagggaattatagacaggttagcctgacatcggtgttggggaagaaactggagtcaattataaaagatgaagtagcggaacatttggacagcagttacaggatcggtccgagtcagcatggatttacgaaggagaaatcatactTGAATaatattctggatttttttgaggatgtaactaggaaaatggaaaagggagagccagtggatgtagtttagctggactttcagaaagcctttgataaggtcccacataggagataagtgggcaaaattagagcacatggtattgggggtagggtactgacatggatagaatattggttggcagacaggaaacaaagagttgggattaacgggtccctttcagaattacATGCAGTGACTGgaagggtaccgcaaggttcggtgctcggACCGCAgcgatttacaatatacattaatgacttagataaaggggtttaaaagtaacattagcaaatttgcagatgccacaagttgggtggcagtgtgaactatgagaaggatgctatgaggatgcaggatgactcggacaggttgtgtgagtgggcagatgcaaggcagatgcagtttaatgtggataaaattaaggttatccacgttggtggcaagaacaggaaggcagtgaagaaagcatgttggccttcataccaagaGGACTTGattctaggagcaaagaggtccttctgcagttgtaaagggctctagtgagaccacatctggagtatcgcgggcagttttggtctccaaatttgaggaagggcattcttcctattgagggagtgcagcgtaggttcacgaggttaattccctgggatggcgggactgtgttACGTTAAAAGAATGGACCGActgggcatgtatacactggaatttagaagggtgagaggggatcttagtgaaacatgtaagattattaaggtattggacacgctagaggcaggaaacatgttcccggtgttgggggagtccagaaccaggggccacagtttaagaataaggagtaggccatttagaacggagatgaaaaacttttcacgcagagagatgtgaacctgtggaattcatatcatatcatatcatatcatatatatacagccggaaacaggccttttcggcccaccaagcccgtgccgcccagcgatccccgtacattaacactatcctacacccactagggacaattttcacatttacccagccaattaacctacatacctgtacgtctttggagtgtgggaggaaaccgaagatctcggagaaaacccacgcaggtcacggggagaacgtacaaactccttacagtgcagcacccgtagtcaggatcgaacctgagtctccggcgctgcattcgctgtaaagcagcaactaccgctgcgctaccgtgccgacattctctgcttcagaatgcagtggaggccaattctctggatgctttcaagagagacttagatacagctcttaaagatagcggagtcaaggaatgtggggagaaggcaggaacggggtactgattgtggatgatcagccatgatcacagtgaatgtcggcgctggctcgaaaggccgaatggccttctcctgcatttattgtttattgtctattgtctattatctcacaCATTTAGTCTTTCTAACCCGTTGGACTGAATTTTACTGTCCATTTCAAACGTTTAATGCTCTCTAATCGCCTGGAAATGTCATATCTTTCTCCCGTTAACAGTTTGGGCGGTCTCACCTCCTCAATTCAATGTCATGAACATGACACAGTGCCAGTTAAGTGATATAATCCTGGAATTGTTAGAGCAGGATCCTTAACATTGAAGAGCAGATAAGTTGCACGTTCCTTTCTGGATCATCCTTCCACCTTTATGGAAGTTGAGAGTTATATTTCCACTCATTCCATCTAGTGAATTAATTTCCAATATCCAAAGCAGGCGGGTGCATTAAGAACCATATTTTTCCTTTCTTTACCTTACTAGTTTTCTTAATTGAATTCTAATGAAGCTCGATAAATGTGTACTTTGAATAGTGTTTTTAAAGAAATTCATCATTTTCATCGTTGTGAACATCTCGAATACTTTCCAGTAATGTGACATTGTTTCTTCCTTTATTTCGTGTACATTACATCCTTTTCTCCTCTCCGCAGGCTCTGGAGAAGATCCAGATTGTCCTTCAAACACTGAGGCAAACCAGCGAGATCTACAGCGAGGATTCGGGCTCGGTCCCGTGGCCCCGAGAAGAGGTGCAAAGCTTCCGGCTTCTCCTGTATCTGCAGATCAGAGAGCTGGAGGAATGCGCGAGGAAACCAGCGCCGGAATCTCAGCAAAGGAGGAACATTGCTGTTCACAAATACTTTCGGAAACTGCGAAGCTTTCGGAAACATCATGTGAGTTGGATGTGCTTATAATCCGTGTTAATTTGCAGATATTGCATTTCACCCAAATTCAATCTGTCCATTGCTCAATGTATTTTCCTGATTCCTTCCTTTGTCTAGAAATTTGGCGACTGTGCCTGGGAAATTATCCGCGCCGAGACAAGAGCCCATTTACAGCAGATCCTTCTCGTAACGGCGAACATGAGGAGCTGAAACTGAACATTTGCCCGGGCGCCGGCAGcacaagaaggctctcgacctgaaaccacacctgttccttttc encodes:
- the LOC144607746 gene encoding interferon alpha-10-like is translated as MALGSVWRDWIVWVLLSGTLSLGCERRQLLQDLNTDTLGKLNEMGGPFPWHCVREKVPLKTQPLKLVNLANGLTALEKIQIVLQTLRQTSEIYSEDSGSVPWPREEVQSFRLLLYLQIRELEECARKPAPESQQRRNIAVHKYFRKLRSFRKHHKFGDCAWEIIRAETRAHLQQILLVTANMRS